CCGAGTATCGCCCATTGGAAATGCTGGTCAACCAACGCTGGATCCGCGTTACCTGACCAGGCCCGGGTAAAAATACCAGTCATAACTTGGCTGTTGCCGGCTTTTAAGGCACAATTGTTCACCTTTTTTGCGAGCCCTCATCCCGACGGCCCGCTTTGTAACAGATTGAGAGGCCTTTGCTTAATGGCGAAAGAAGACAGTATTGAAATGGAAGGCACCATCGTGGACACCCTGCCCAACACCATGTTCCGTGTTGAGTTGGAAAACGGCCACGTAGTGACTGCCCACATTTCAGGCAAGATGCGCAAAAACTACATTCGCATCCTGACCGGTGACAAGGTGCGCGTTGAATTGACGCCCTACGACCTGACCAAAGGCCGTATCACCTACCGCGCCCGTTAATTCCCGGACGCCCATCCGCAACGCCCCGGCTTTTTCTGTCAGGGGCGCCGGTTGATCCAGCACAATCCCCCAGCAGCATCCCTGAACGCAAAAACCGTGTGCAAACACGGCGGTCTGCACACGGCTGTCTAGGGAAGGACGACTGAATCAGCGCGTCATATAACGGCCCAGTTCGATCTTGCCGATTGATGCGCGATGCACTTCATCCGGACCGTCCGCCAGTCGCAGCGTGCGCTGCATGGCATACATGTGTGCCAGTGGCGTATCCTCCGACACCCCCGCACCACCATGCATCTGGATTGCCCGGTCGATCACTCGCAGAGCCACGTTGGGCGCCGCCACCTTGATCTGTGCGATCTCGCTCTTGGCAATCTTGTTACCGACGGTATCCATCATGTAGGCAGCGTTCAGCGTCAGCAGGCGCGCCTGGTTGATTTCGATACGTGACTCAGCGATCAGATCGATATTACCGCCCAGCTGAGCCAGGCGACGACCGAAGGCTTCACGCTCCACCGAACGCCGACACATCAACTCCAGCGCACGCTCTGCCGCACCAATAGAGCGCATGCAGTGGTGAATACGGCCCGGCCCGAGGCGCCCTTGAGCAATCTCGAATCCTCTGCCCTCACCCAGCAGCACATTACTGTAAGGTACGCGGACATTTTCCAGCAGCACTTCGGCGTGACCGTGAGGAGCGTCGTCATAACCGAAAACCGGCAGCGGGCGCAGTACCTTCAGGCCCGGTGCATCCATCGGCACCAAAATCATCGAGTGCTGCTGATGGCGCGGCGCATCAGGATTGGTCAATCCCATGAAGATCATTACCTTGCAGCGCGGATCGCAGGCACCGGAGGTCCACCACTTGCGGCCATTGATGACCCACTCATCCCCTTCACGACGGGCGTTGGCCTGCATGTTGGTCGCGTCGGAAGAAGCCACACCCGGCTCGGTCATGCCGAAACAAGAGCGAATCTCGCCGGCCAACAGGGGCTCGAGCCATTGTTTCTTGTGTTCGTCGCTGCCGTAACGCACCAGCACCTCCATATTGCCAGTGTCCGGCGCGCTGCAGTTGAAGGCCTCCGACGCCAGGCCGGAACGCCCCATCAGCTCGGCCAGCGGTGCGTACTCCAGGTTGGTCAGTCCGGCGCCCAGTTCAGACTCAGGCAGAAAGAGGTTCCACAAATCAGCGGCCCGCGCCTTCTCTTTCAGCTCTTCGACAATCGCCGTTGGCTGCCAGCGGTCACCCTCATTGATCTGCCGATGGAAAGTTGCTTCCGCTGGAAATACGTGCTCCTGCATGAAAGCATCAACCCGCTCACGCAGCTGTTTGACCTTGGGAGAGTATCCGAAATCCATATTTGAACACCTTTTCTGATTTTGTTGTGCTTATGTATCTGAGGTACAAAAAAGGTAGATGAGACAAACAGATTTATCTAATCTATTTTCGGCGTGTATAAAGATTCATAAGTTATATATACTCGACCTCGCCTATAAGAGCCTATAAACGAGCCAGATGAAGGATGATGTTGCGATGAACCTCAGTAAAGTAGACCTGAACCTGTTCATTGTGTTCGACGCTATCTATACCGAAGCAAACCTGACCCGCGCCGGACAGATTGTCGGTATTACCCAGCCAGCAGTGAGCAATGCTCTGGCCAGACTGCGCGATACCTTCAATGACCCACTGTTCGTTCGCACCGCCCAGGGCATGGTACCTACGCCGATGGCGCAGAACATCATTACCCCGGTGCGCCACGCCCTGCAGCTATTGCGCGTTTCCGTACAGGAAAGTCGCAGCTTCAACCCCGACCAGGCGAACAAGACCTACCGCATCAGCATGACCGACCTCACCGAGGCCGTGATCCTGCCGCACCTCGCCGCTCGTATCCGGCGCCTGGCACCGAGCATCAATATCGACAGTTTCCTTACCCGCCGCCGGGAAACCACCAAGGAGCTGGCCGCTGGCCGCTTGGACTTTGCCATAGATGCGCCATTGAATACCGACACTCAGGTGCGCCACGTCAAGCTGTTCGAAGACCGCTATGTATGCATCATGCGCAGAGGGCACCCACTGGCAGGAAAAGACAAAATCACGCTGGATGACTATCTGGCGCAATCGCATATTCACATCTCCAGCCGCCGCAACGGCCTGGGTCACGTGGATCTGGCACTCGGCAAGATGGGTATTCAGCGCCGCGTGGTGCTGCGCTCACAGCACTACCAGATGGCACCCCTGGTACTGGAGTCGACGGACATGGTCATGACCGTCAGCGAACGCTTTGCTCTGCGCCATAATCTGCACTGGGTGAAGCTGCCGATCGATGATATTCCGCCGATCCAGACTCATCTGTTCTGGCACGAAAGCACCGATCAGGACCCCGCCAACCGCTGGATGCGCGAGCAGATCATTGAGCTGTCACAACAGCTCGAACGGAAAATGAACAAGGAAAGAGAAGCATCCGCCCAGATTGAAGGCTGATCGTCAACCTCAACCTCTATTCCAGCGCCGGTTCCTCCTGCGATATCGGCGCGAACTGGTCATTCCAGATGTCGCGGTATTTTTCCACCAACCTGCGCGGCTCGCCCTGTCTGACCATCCGGTGCATCCCTTGCGCCAGGGCAGCGCGCAGTGCCGGAGAATTGCAGGCCGAGTTATGAGATACGGTGTAATACAGCGGCTCGTTGATCAACGAACCTTCGAGCACGTCCAACTGCTCAAGAATATTCATCTGCGCAGCCAGCGCCAGGCCCTGATGCCGTTCATAGACAACGTAATCGGTGCGGTCGCGCAGCAGCAGCTCAAATGATTGCTCGATGGAAGGGACAGTATTGATATCGAGGTGGTCGGCGGCATAGGTATCGAAGGCCGCGCCAAAGCTGTTGCTGACCAACGAACTGCCACGCTTGCCGCGCAAGTCATCCCACCCGCTATAGGGAAACGCCTTGCCGCGCTTGACGAAGATGACGCTCGGCACCTCCATGTAGGGCGGATAGACATAATCCATCTCGGCCAGGCGACCCGGCGTCAGAAAAGCGCCGGCAAGCATATCCACCCGACCACTGCGCACTTCTTCCTGGGCTCGGGCCCAAGGGCCGACATTCAGCACATCGACGTGGATACCGCTACCTTCAAGGGCGTTTTCCAGCAGCTCCACTGCCGCGCCGACCAGGCGCTTGGAATCATCGGGATCGACCCAGAGCACAGGCGGGTACTGCGCATTGCCGGTGACGACGATGCGCTCACAGACTCCGCCGGCAGCCAGGCTCGGACTACTGACTCCGAGCAGCGCCAATACAAGCGCTGCCGACAGACATACTCTGCTTTTGAATCCTGTGCGCACCCTCATCGACCATCCTCAATCATGTCATCTGCCCGCAGTATAGCGACAGATCAGGCGGCCGAATCAATCGCACCACTGTGAAAGCGGAATTCCACATCATTTTCAATGATGGCCTGGGCTTCTACCTCGGCAAAAAAGGCAATCCGCTCATCGATCGACTCATCCGCATAATCGCGAGCAAGCTTGAGGTAATCCTGATAATGCCGGGCCTCGGACTTGAGCAGTGATTTGTAGAGCTCACCCAGCTCGGCATCCAGATGCGGTGCCAGTTTGGCGAAGCGCTCGCAGGAACGCGCCTCGATGAAAGCGCCGACGATCAGCGTATCCACCAGCCGTCCCGGCTCCACCGTGCGTACGTGCTGGCGCAGCCGTTGAGCGTAATGACTGGCGGACAGCCCTCGATAGACTATCCCGCGCTTGCCCATCAATGCGATCACCTGCTCAAAGTGACGAAGCTCCTCTCGCGCCAGACGCGACATCTTCTGCAGCAGGTCCGGCTTGTCGATATAGCGGAACATGAGATTCAATGCCGTGGAAGCCGCCTTCTTTTCAC
Above is a genomic segment from Halopseudomonas litoralis containing:
- the infA gene encoding translation initiation factor IF-1, which translates into the protein MAKEDSIEMEGTIVDTLPNTMFRVELENGHVVTAHISGKMRKNYIRILTGDKVRVELTPYDLTKGRITYRAR
- a CDS encoding acyl-CoA dehydrogenase produces the protein MDFGYSPKVKQLRERVDAFMQEHVFPAEATFHRQINEGDRWQPTAIVEELKEKARAADLWNLFLPESELGAGLTNLEYAPLAELMGRSGLASEAFNCSAPDTGNMEVLVRYGSDEHKKQWLEPLLAGEIRSCFGMTEPGVASSDATNMQANARREGDEWVINGRKWWTSGACDPRCKVMIFMGLTNPDAPRHQQHSMILVPMDAPGLKVLRPLPVFGYDDAPHGHAEVLLENVRVPYSNVLLGEGRGFEIAQGRLGPGRIHHCMRSIGAAERALELMCRRSVEREAFGRRLAQLGGNIDLIAESRIEINQARLLTLNAAYMMDTVGNKIAKSEIAQIKVAAPNVALRVIDRAIQMHGGAGVSEDTPLAHMYAMQRTLRLADGPDEVHRASIGKIELGRYMTR
- a CDS encoding LysR family transcriptional regulator, yielding MNLSKVDLNLFIVFDAIYTEANLTRAGQIVGITQPAVSNALARLRDTFNDPLFVRTAQGMVPTPMAQNIITPVRHALQLLRVSVQESRSFNPDQANKTYRISMTDLTEAVILPHLAARIRRLAPSINIDSFLTRRRETTKELAAGRLDFAIDAPLNTDTQVRHVKLFEDRYVCIMRRGHPLAGKDKITLDDYLAQSHIHISSRRNGLGHVDLALGKMGIQRRVVLRSQHYQMAPLVLESTDMVMTVSERFALRHNLHWVKLPIDDIPPIQTHLFWHESTDQDPANRWMREQIIELSQQLERKMNKEREASAQIEG
- a CDS encoding substrate-binding periplasmic protein, translating into MRVRTGFKSRVCLSAALVLALLGVSSPSLAAGGVCERIVVTGNAQYPPVLWVDPDDSKRLVGAAVELLENALEGSGIHVDVLNVGPWARAQEEVRSGRVDMLAGAFLTPGRLAEMDYVYPPYMEVPSVIFVKRGKAFPYSGWDDLRGKRGSSLVSNSFGAAFDTYAADHLDINTVPSIEQSFELLLRDRTDYVVYERHQGLALAAQMNILEQLDVLEGSLINEPLYYTVSHNSACNSPALRAALAQGMHRMVRQGEPRRLVEKYRDIWNDQFAPISQEEPALE
- the miaE gene encoding tRNA-(ms[2]io[6]A)-hydroxylase, coding for MTLPDELLAFLRRATPDTWVQQALQYPEELLIDHANCEKKAASTALNLMFRYIDKPDLLQKMSRLAREELRHFEQVIALMGKRGIVYRGLSASHYAQRLRQHVRTVEPGRLVDTLIVGAFIEARSCERFAKLAPHLDAELGELYKSLLKSEARHYQDYLKLARDYADESIDERIAFFAEVEAQAIIENDVEFRFHSGAIDSAA